The candidate division KSB1 bacterium genomic sequence TCGGGATGGCGTTTTCACCGGGGCAATATCGCCGATGCAGAAAAAATGAACGACCCAAGTTTGGGCTGGGAACTGGTGAATCTGCCTCACTCCTGGAATGTTGCCGATGCTTTTGATGATGAAGATGGCTACTATCAGGGAATTGGTTGGTATCATAAAAATTTGTTTCTTTCTGATGCTTATCTGGGAAAGCGGATTTATTTGTTCTTCGAAGGTGCCAATCAGGTCGCTGAGGTCTACGTCAATAACAAGTTTGTGGGCCAGCATATTGGCGGCTACACTGCGTTTCGGTTCGACGTGACCGATTTGATCCGCTTCGGGGCGGACAATCGGGTGCTGGTAAAAGTGGATAA encodes the following:
- a CDS encoding beta galactosidase jelly roll domain-containing protein; the encoded protein is MTRTIIGRQVISYSFALLLIAANITFAEGRIKLSINSGWRFHRGNIADAEKMNDPSLGWELVNLPHSWNVADAFDDEDGYYQGIGWYHKNLFLSDAYLGKRIYLFFEGANQVAEVYVNNKFVGQHIGGYTAFRFDVTDLIRFGADNRVLVKVDNSASNEIPPISADFTFYGGIYRDVFLEITEPIHFDMANYGS